In a genomic window of Pedobacter sp. KBS0701:
- the moaCB gene encoding bifunctional molybdenum cofactor biosynthesis protein MoaC/MoaB, translated as MVNITRKSNTLRIAIATATVKVSKQETIDAVEQRKIPKGDVFEFARAAGLFGVKKTSDVIPDCHPLPIEYTAITYEIVGLTIIITVEVHTIYKTGVEVEAMHGASVTALTMYDMLKPIDKGVEIENIRLLKKSGGKSDLKNARFPELKAAVVVCSDSVFENKAQDSSGKAIISRLEQLEINAEKYEIVPDEINIIRDKASELSKNGYHLIIFTGGTGLSPRDVTPEAIAPLIDRNIEGIMETARRYGQERMPYAMLSRGVAGFIGDTLVLTFPGSRGGAEESMDALFPQVLHLFKVVKGEKH; from the coding sequence ATGGTAAACATCACAAGAAAATCCAATACCTTAAGGATTGCCATTGCAACCGCGACTGTAAAGGTATCGAAGCAAGAAACCATTGATGCGGTTGAACAGCGCAAAATACCCAAAGGAGATGTATTTGAATTTGCCCGTGCAGCCGGCTTATTCGGTGTAAAAAAAACGAGTGATGTAATTCCCGATTGCCATCCCCTTCCTATTGAATATACCGCGATTACTTACGAAATTGTGGGTTTAACCATCATTATTACGGTTGAAGTACATACCATTTACAAAACTGGTGTTGAGGTTGAAGCCATGCATGGTGCCTCTGTTACGGCTTTGACCATGTACGATATGCTAAAACCAATTGATAAAGGGGTTGAAATAGAAAACATCAGGTTATTAAAAAAATCGGGAGGAAAATCTGACCTTAAAAATGCCAGATTCCCTGAACTTAAAGCTGCTGTTGTAGTTTGTTCAGACTCTGTTTTTGAAAATAAAGCTCAGGATAGCTCTGGTAAAGCCATTATTTCACGTTTGGAACAATTGGAAATCAATGCAGAGAAATATGAAATCGTACCCGACGAAATCAACATCATCCGCGATAAAGCCAGTGAATTAAGTAAAAATGGCTATCATCTGATCATTTTTACCGGCGGTACCGGACTTTCTCCACGCGATGTAACTCCAGAGGCTATTGCGCCTTTAATCGACAGGAATATCGAAGGGATCATGGAAACAGCTCGTCGTTATGGCCAGGAGCGCATGCCTTACGCCATGCTTTCGCGCGGTGTAGCAGGGTTTATTGGCGATACATTGGTACTTACTTTCCCAGGCTCGAGGGGTGGCGCAGAAGAAAGCATGGATGCCCTATTCCCACAGGTTTTACATTTATTTAAGGTGGTTAAAGGGGAGAAACATTAG
- a CDS encoding sulfite exporter TauE/SafE family protein — MQESFILFYCLLFIVAFLYASVGHGGASGYLALMAIFAISPAIMKPTALLLNLFVSSTSFIQFYRGGHFKWKTFWPFALASIPLSFVGGMMVIESSIYKKILGLLLLIPVIRFFFFKNTDPKDFKSSNIPLSLAIGGIIGLLSGMIGIGGGIILSPILLLLKWTDQKQTAAISAAFIFVNSVAGLGGQLIKGFEFNSHMLAYVGVAFVGGICGAYFGALKFPQTVLKNVLACVLALAAYKLLFTHA; from the coding sequence ATGCAAGAAAGCTTCATCCTATTTTACTGCTTACTTTTTATTGTTGCTTTTTTATATGCTTCGGTTGGCCATGGCGGAGCAAGCGGCTATCTTGCCCTCATGGCTATTTTTGCCATTTCGCCAGCCATTATGAAGCCAACAGCATTATTATTAAATCTGTTTGTTTCTTCCACTTCCTTTATTCAGTTTTACCGTGGCGGCCATTTTAAATGGAAAACCTTTTGGCCTTTTGCGCTTGCCTCTATTCCGCTCTCATTTGTGGGTGGTATGATGGTAATCGAAAGTTCCATTTATAAAAAGATTCTGGGTCTGCTTTTACTCATTCCGGTCATCCGTTTTTTCTTCTTTAAAAATACCGATCCAAAAGATTTCAAATCGTCAAATATTCCCTTATCTCTCGCCATTGGCGGTATTATTGGCTTACTTTCAGGCATGATCGGTATAGGGGGTGGGATTATCCTTTCTCCTATCCTATTGCTATTAAAGTGGACGGATCAAAAACAGACTGCAGCAATCAGTGCAGCATTCATCTTTGTTAATTCGGTTGCTGGCTTAGGTGGTCAACTCATTAAAGGTTTCGAATTTAACAGCCACATGCTCGCTTATGTTGGGGTAGCCTTTGTTGGTGGCATTTGCGGTGCTTACTTTGGCGCCTTAAAATTTCCGCAAACTGTTTTAAAAAACGTGCTGGCCTGTGTACTGGCACTAGCTGCTTACAAATTACTATTTACGCATGCATAA
- a CDS encoding membrane or secreted protein produces the protein MKLYKNDRKSKPPLGGWGFIVFMLFATLTHAQNKQGVYVDASGVIRWEKDHKEAAFFGTNYTAPFAYGNRAIVRMGVTAEQAIKDDVYHFSRLGLDAFRVHVWDQEISDAEGNLIDNEHLRLFDFLLAELKKRKIKTLVTPIAFWGNGYPEKDEKTGSFANKYGKDKSVVSEEAFKAQENYLKQFFKHKNPYTGLTYQQDADILAAEINNEPHHSGPKERATEYVNRMTAAIKNAGWTKPIFYNISESPWYADAIVKANVQGHTFQWYPTGLVAGHTLQGNYLPNVAKYKISFDTIPAFKNRAKAVYEFDAGDVMAPIMYPAMARSFRAAGFQWATQFAYDPMATAYANTEYQTHYLSLAYTPSKAISMLIASKVFHQTARLDTLNNGNTFGPFKIDYKSSLSEMNTAEEFYYTNSTTSKIVNAKRLKHIAGVGSSKIVQYNGRGAYFIDQVAAGVWRLEVMPDAVQIRDPFEKASPEKEVTRIIWSTLPMDIDLPDLGSNFTVKGLNQDNTVNSVAVKNGFNVSPGTYLLVKKNLKTKLNGQSSYQNIALGEFVAPKTSKVDVFVKHEPLRTISEGVAIQLHAEVTGLTVKDSAFIQLNGANRRENIPLQKKREYEYVAIIPAEQVRNGLLSYQIIIHKANGDYVTFPANTKGNLNGWDNLETESYQTYVAAENAIAEIFNAALDGKNSNIYNPDWTNGKVEYVSDENPSVLSMKLSINMPKSIQLMGFQSFFADKMTGRASDLNNFKKMVIKIKANTENTKVKVGLIDTDAHFFSTEILTGKDFQLIEIPLNQLKNDAQLLLPRPYPGFLPLYYQSANKAAFDLKNAEKLEVTFGYGAGTKPVNITIESIYLK, from the coding sequence ATGAAATTATACAAAAACGATAGAAAGTCAAAGCCCCCTCTAGGGGGTTGGGGGTTTATTGTTTTTATGCTATTTGCAACACTTACCCATGCACAAAATAAACAGGGTGTTTATGTAGATGCTTCGGGTGTAATTCGTTGGGAAAAAGATCATAAAGAAGCTGCTTTTTTTGGCACAAACTATACTGCGCCCTTTGCGTATGGCAATCGGGCCATTGTAAGGATGGGTGTAACCGCCGAACAAGCAATCAAAGACGATGTATATCATTTCTCGCGTTTGGGTTTGGATGCCTTCCGTGTACATGTTTGGGACCAGGAAATCTCAGATGCAGAAGGAAACCTGATTGATAATGAACATCTGCGCCTTTTCGATTTCCTGCTGGCAGAACTTAAGAAACGTAAAATCAAAACTTTGGTTACACCAATTGCTTTCTGGGGAAATGGGTACCCGGAAAAGGATGAAAAAACAGGAAGTTTTGCCAATAAATACGGTAAAGATAAATCGGTAGTAAGCGAAGAAGCTTTTAAAGCACAGGAAAATTACCTGAAACAGTTTTTTAAACACAAAAATCCTTACACGGGCTTAACCTATCAGCAGGATGCCGATATTTTGGCTGCAGAAATCAATAATGAACCCCATCATAGCGGGCCAAAAGAAAGAGCTACGGAATATGTAAACCGCATGACCGCCGCCATAAAAAATGCCGGCTGGACGAAACCTATTTTCTATAACATCAGCGAATCGCCATGGTATGCCGATGCCATTGTAAAGGCAAATGTTCAGGGGCATACCTTCCAGTGGTACCCAACAGGTTTGGTTGCCGGCCATACACTGCAAGGCAATTACCTGCCTAATGTAGCAAAGTACAAAATTTCTTTCGATACCATTCCGGCGTTTAAAAACCGCGCTAAAGCGGTGTACGAATTTGATGCGGGCGATGTAATGGCGCCGATCATGTATCCGGCAATGGCAAGAAGTTTCAGGGCGGCTGGTTTTCAATGGGCTACACAATTTGCCTACGATCCCATGGCAACCGCTTATGCCAATACCGAATATCAAACCCATTATTTAAGCCTTGCCTATACACCTTCAAAAGCAATCAGTATGTTAATTGCTTCAAAGGTTTTTCATCAAACAGCCCGTTTAGATACGTTGAACAATGGCAATACTTTTGGACCGTTCAAAATCGATTATAAAAGCTCACTGAGCGAAATGAACACTGCCGAAGAATTTTATTATACCAATTCTACCACATCGAAAATTGTGAATGCAAAAAGACTAAAACATATTGCAGGGGTAGGAAGCTCAAAAATTGTTCAGTATAATGGTAGGGGAGCTTACTTTATCGATCAGGTTGCTGCCGGAGTATGGCGTTTGGAAGTGATGCCTGACGCAGTTCAGATCAGGGATCCTTTTGAAAAAGCTTCGCCTGAAAAAGAAGTTACACGGATCATCTGGTCTACCTTGCCAATGGATATCGATTTGCCCGATTTAGGCTCTAATTTTACAGTTAAAGGTTTAAATCAAGATAATACTGTTAATTCGGTAGCTGTTAAAAATGGGTTTAATGTTTCTCCCGGCACTTATCTATTGGTTAAGAAAAACCTGAAAACCAAGCTAAATGGACAAAGCAGTTATCAGAATATTGCCTTAGGCGAATTTGTTGCCCCAAAAACTTCAAAAGTAGATGTATTTGTTAAACATGAGCCTTTAAGAACAATTTCAGAAGGTGTAGCCATTCAGCTCCATGCAGAAGTTACAGGCTTAACTGTAAAAGATTCTGCTTTTATTCAGTTGAATGGTGCAAACCGCAGGGAAAATATTCCCTTACAAAAAAAACGGGAATACGAATATGTCGCTATAATTCCTGCTGAACAGGTGAGAAATGGCTTATTGAGCTATCAGATCATAATCCATAAGGCTAATGGCGATTACGTTACTTTTCCAGCCAACACAAAGGGAAACCTAAATGGGTGGGATAATCTCGAAACTGAAAGCTACCAGACTTATGTTGCAGCTGAAAATGCAATCGCAGAGATCTTCAATGCCGCTTTAGATGGGAAAAATAGTAACATTTATAATCCCGATTGGACAAATGGTAAAGTAGAATATGTTTCAGATGAAAATCCATCTGTTTTAAGTATGAAGCTATCTATCAATATGCCTAAAAGTATCCAACTAATGGGTTTTCAAAGTTTTTTCGCTGATAAAATGACTGGAAGAGCTTCAGATCTGAATAATTTTAAAAAAATGGTCATCAAAATAAAGGCAAATACCGAAAATACTAAAGTTAAAGTGGGCTTAATTGATACCGATGCCCATTTCTTCTCCACTGAAATCCTTACGGGAAAAGATTTTCAACTGATCGAAATTCCATTAAATCAGCTTAAAAATGATGCACAGTTATTGTTGCCACGTCCTTATCCGGGCTTTTTGCCACTTTATTATCAATCAGCAAACAAAGCTGCATTCGACTTGAAAAATGCCGAAAAGCTCGAAGTTACTTTTGGTTATGGGGCCGGTACCAAACCGGTCAATATTACTATCGAATCTATTTATTTAAAATAA
- a CDS encoding HesA/MoeB/ThiF family protein, producing the protein MSAERYNRQIILKGFGEEAQQQLLRAKVLVIGAGGLGCPALQYLAAAGIGHIGIVDDDTISLSNLHRQVLFTTADIGKLKVEVAAKRLQEMNTQIGIIRHPIRLQQSNILDIISRYDYILDGTDNFESRYLINDASALLNKPLIFAAVAGFEGQLAIFNVPDHLTPGTNYRDLFPVPPDKGEVPNCAENGVIGVLPGIIGSMAAAEIIKLVAKIGQSLSNKILNYNLLTQEQYTINISNGSGYTLPKTVDEFLNMDYQDTSEGPQGYIEIDASELAKMQQVESTILIDVRERHEVPVLDKQIYTQVPMSEFSAFLSKEFYQKHVVLICQHGIRSVAAAEALQEKYGAAKKIYSLKGGIVKWRDHFLRS; encoded by the coding sequence ATGAGTGCAGAGCGATATAACAGACAGATCATCCTGAAAGGATTTGGGGAGGAAGCACAACAACAGCTTTTAAGGGCAAAAGTATTGGTAATCGGCGCTGGTGGCTTGGGCTGCCCTGCCCTGCAATACCTGGCTGCTGCCGGCATTGGCCATATTGGTATTGTTGATGATGATACCATTTCATTATCTAATTTACATAGACAGGTTCTTTTTACTACTGCTGATATTGGAAAGCTGAAAGTAGAGGTTGCTGCAAAACGCCTGCAGGAAATGAATACTCAGATCGGGATTATCCGTCACCCTATCCGTTTGCAGCAGAGCAACATCCTCGATATCATTTCCAGATACGATTACATATTGGATGGTACCGATAATTTCGAATCCAGATATTTGATCAACGATGCCAGTGCCTTGCTCAATAAACCGCTTATTTTTGCTGCGGTTGCTGGTTTTGAAGGTCAGTTGGCCATATTTAATGTGCCCGATCACCTCACACCTGGCACCAACTACCGAGATCTTTTTCCGGTTCCACCCGATAAAGGAGAAGTACCTAACTGTGCCGAGAATGGTGTTATCGGCGTATTACCAGGGATAATAGGAAGCATGGCAGCGGCAGAAATTATTAAACTGGTTGCCAAAATCGGACAATCGCTCTCCAATAAAATATTAAATTACAACTTACTTACACAAGAACAATATACCATTAACATCAGTAATGGAAGCGGTTATACATTGCCCAAAACGGTTGATGAATTTTTAAATATGGATTATCAGGATACCAGCGAAGGACCACAGGGATATATAGAAATTGATGCCAGCGAACTGGCTAAGATGCAACAGGTTGAATCGACCATTTTAATAGATGTGCGTGAAAGGCACGAGGTGCCTGTGTTAGACAAGCAGATTTACACACAGGTACCAATGTCGGAATTTAGTGCATTTTTAAGCAAGGAATTTTACCAAAAACATGTGGTTTTAATTTGCCAGCATGGGATTAGAAGTGTTGCTGCTGCTGAGGCCTTGCAGGAAAAATATGGCGCAGCAAAAAAGATTTATAGCTTAAAGGGTGGTATTGTAAAATGGAGAGATCATTTTTTAAGATCGTAA
- a CDS encoding MoaD/ThiS family protein, which yields MEIEIISFGQISEFINHQKIEIDGIADTDAFKQHLEDRFPALKGIKYKLALNKNIVQENTEIKNPATIAVMPPFSGG from the coding sequence ATGGAAATTGAAATCATCAGTTTTGGACAAATTAGCGAATTCATCAATCATCAAAAAATTGAAATTGATGGTATTGCTGATACCGATGCCTTTAAGCAACACCTCGAAGATCGGTTTCCTGCCCTGAAAGGCATAAAATACAAACTTGCCCTGAACAAAAATATTGTCCAGGAGAATACGGAGATTAAAAACCCGGCTACCATAGCCGTTATGCCCCCTTTTTCTGGCGGTTAA
- a CDS encoding molybdopterin-binding protein, producing MHNIKYLIIALLFLSVTASAQESRQFTIEGKVKKPLTITLNNLSAYKSVNLDSMTIFNHLMQRKGSIKNIKGVLLKDILANVEIDAASPKTLSEYYLVFTATDNYKVVYSWNEIFNSPTGNQVLVLTGYDTNPTKAEKGNIAIITPSDFATGRRFVKGLNKISILQVN from the coding sequence ATGCATAATATAAAATACCTGATCATTGCCCTATTATTTTTAAGTGTTACGGCAAGTGCACAAGAGAGCAGGCAATTTACAATCGAAGGAAAGGTTAAAAAGCCATTAACAATCACTTTAAACAATTTAAGTGCTTATAAATCCGTTAATTTGGATAGTATGACAATTTTTAACCACTTGATGCAACGTAAAGGCAGTATCAAAAATATTAAAGGTGTACTTTTAAAAGATATTTTGGCCAACGTAGAAATAGATGCTGCCTCACCAAAAACATTAAGTGAATATTACCTGGTTTTTACCGCAACCGATAATTATAAGGTGGTGTACTCTTGGAATGAAATTTTTAATTCGCCTACGGGAAATCAAGTGCTGGTTTTAACAGGTTATGATACCAATCCCACAAAGGCTGAAAAGGGAAATATCGCCATTATTACGCCCAGCGATTTTGCTACGGGAAGAAGATTTGTAAAAGGATTAAATAAAATCAGCATCTTACAGGTAAATTAG
- a CDS encoding glycosyl hydrolase 53 family protein → MFKKIKTINWLGLIIMLSLINTGCKKTIKGETQIYPAPDPVGTYALGADVSWLTEMEAAGKKFYNAAGEQQDLLKILKDKGINTIRLRVWVNPAAGYCNTADVLAKAKRAKAMNMRLLIDFHYSDSWADPAQQNKPAAWASQDFATLKTSVYNHTVEVLTVLKNNKIVPEWVQVGNETNNGMLWNDGKASASMKNFADLILSGYNGVKAVNPTSKVVVHISNGYDNSLFRWIFDGLKNNGAKWDIIGMSMYPTAADWSTKNTQCLANMTDMVSRYGSEVMICELGMPVSEAVACKAFIKALIGKNKSLPNSKGLGVFYWEPQSYNSWSGYKLGAFDDSGKPTVAMDAFLP, encoded by the coding sequence ATGTTTAAAAAAATAAAAACCATCAACTGGCTGGGCCTTATAATAATGCTCAGTTTGATTAATACAGGTTGTAAAAAAACAATAAAAGGAGAAACACAGATTTACCCTGCTCCCGATCCGGTAGGCACTTATGCCTTAGGAGCTGATGTAAGCTGGCTGACCGAAATGGAAGCTGCGGGCAAAAAGTTTTACAATGCTGCCGGTGAACAACAGGATTTGTTAAAGATTTTAAAAGATAAAGGCATCAATACCATTAGATTGAGGGTTTGGGTAAATCCGGCTGCTGGTTATTGCAATACGGCCGATGTTTTGGCAAAGGCAAAAAGGGCAAAAGCGATGAACATGCGTTTGCTGATCGATTTTCATTACAGCGATTCGTGGGCAGATCCAGCACAGCAAAACAAACCTGCCGCATGGGCTTCGCAAGATTTTGCTACTCTTAAAACGTCAGTTTATAATCATACTGTTGAGGTTTTAACGGTTTTAAAAAACAATAAAATTGTACCTGAATGGGTACAGGTAGGCAACGAAACCAATAACGGCATGTTATGGAACGATGGAAAAGCATCTGCAAGTATGAAAAACTTTGCAGATTTGATACTTTCGGGATATAATGGGGTAAAAGCGGTAAATCCGACCTCTAAAGTGGTAGTGCATATTTCCAATGGCTATGATAATAGCTTATTTAGGTGGATATTTGATGGCTTAAAGAACAATGGTGCCAAATGGGATATAATCGGCATGTCGATGTACCCTACTGCGGCAGATTGGTCGACAAAAAATACCCAGTGTCTGGCCAATATGACGGATATGGTTTCGCGCTACGGATCGGAAGTGATGATCTGTGAATTGGGAATGCCAGTTTCGGAAGCGGTAGCCTGCAAAGCGTTTATTAAAGCTTTAATTGGGAAGAATAAATCGTTGCCAAATAGCAAGGGGCTGGGGGTTTTCTATTGGGAACCGCAATCTTACAATAGCTGGAGCGGTTATAAATTGGGCGCTTTTGATGATTCGGGCAAACCAACGGTTGCAATGGATGCGTTTCTGCCTTAA
- a CDS encoding DUF4982 domain-containing protein, with translation MFRLKKILFTIFMVSLAYLNADAQRTEILLDEGWKFSKGNFPNAAETTFNDTRWESVTVPHDWAISGPFDKEIDKQVTAITQNGETKASEKTGRTGALPYIGEGWYRKKLSLPALKPNQKVLLQIDGAMSEPQVYLNGKLVGEWNYGYNYFYIDITKNLKANDNLLAVHLKNMAKSSRWYPGAGLYRNVHLIIKEEKSIDQWGITITTPIVKKEFAKVNIKTKLTGKGIRLVTQILDSLGKQVAIDTAKGIFGNEADQNLEINKPVLWSPEHPYLYTAVSSVYEGNILKDVVKTRLGIRTINFSPGIGFSLNGKVRKFKGVCLHHDLGPLGTAINTAALRRQLTILKEMGCDAIRSSHNMPSPEQLELCDEMGFMFLAESFDEWAKAKVENGYHLYFNTDAEKDIVNLVQANKNHPCIVMWSSGNEVPDQFGAEGVKRAKWLQEIFHREDPTRPVTVGMDQVKATMQSGFGALMDIPGLNYRVHLYEEANKVFPQGFILGSETASTVSSRGIYKFPVVKGFDKQYPDFQSSSYDLEYCSWSNVPDDDFVMQDDKPWVIGEFVWTGFDYLGEPTPYDNSWPSRSSYFGISDLAGLPKDRYYLYRSRWNKTAPTLHLLPHWNWEGREGQTTPVFVYTSYDSAELFLNGKSLGVRKKDKSSPQNRYRLMWMDVKYEPGTLKVVALDGNGKPVAEEKITTAGKPYKIVLTPDKKQISADGKDLSFVTVSVADKNGTPCPTATNALNFEVKGAGTFKAVCNGDATSLESFVKPTMKLFSGKLVVVIQSGKKDGPIQLSVKGKGLENGNVEIVSVK, from the coding sequence ATGTTCCGATTGAAGAAAATACTTTTTACCATTTTTATGGTTAGCCTTGCTTATTTAAATGCCGATGCCCAAAGAACTGAGATCCTGTTAGATGAAGGCTGGAAATTCTCAAAGGGAAATTTCCCAAATGCTGCCGAGACTACTTTTAACGACACTCGCTGGGAAAGCGTAACTGTTCCGCATGATTGGGCCATTAGCGGGCCTTTTGATAAAGAAATAGATAAACAGGTAACCGCAATTACCCAAAATGGGGAAACCAAAGCCAGTGAAAAAACAGGTAGAACCGGAGCTTTACCTTATATTGGTGAGGGTTGGTACAGGAAAAAGCTCAGTCTTCCAGCGCTAAAACCAAACCAAAAAGTATTGTTACAAATTGATGGTGCCATGAGCGAGCCTCAAGTTTACCTTAATGGAAAGCTGGTTGGCGAGTGGAACTATGGTTACAATTATTTTTATATCGATATTACCAAGAACCTAAAAGCGAATGATAATTTATTGGCCGTTCACCTGAAGAATATGGCAAAATCGTCGCGCTGGTACCCGGGAGCGGGCTTGTACCGTAACGTACATTTAATCATTAAAGAAGAAAAAAGCATAGATCAATGGGGAATCACCATTACTACGCCAATTGTTAAAAAAGAATTTGCCAAAGTAAACATCAAAACCAAATTAACCGGTAAAGGTATTCGTTTGGTTACGCAGATTTTAGATAGTTTGGGTAAGCAGGTGGCTATTGATACTGCAAAGGGTATTTTTGGGAATGAGGCTGATCAGAATTTAGAAATCAATAAACCTGTTCTTTGGAGTCCGGAGCACCCGTATTTGTATACCGCAGTATCGAGTGTTTATGAAGGAAATATTTTGAAAGATGTCGTAAAAACAAGGTTAGGGATCAGAACAATCAATTTCAGCCCGGGCATCGGCTTTAGTTTGAACGGTAAAGTAAGAAAGTTTAAAGGCGTTTGCTTACACCACGATCTGGGGCCGCTTGGAACGGCCATCAATACAGCTGCTTTAAGAAGGCAACTCACCATTTTAAAAGAAATGGGATGCGATGCCATCCGGAGTTCGCACAATATGCCTTCGCCAGAGCAATTGGAATTATGTGATGAAATGGGTTTTATGTTTCTCGCCGAAAGTTTTGACGAATGGGCAAAAGCCAAAGTAGAAAATGGTTATCACCTATATTTTAATACCGATGCTGAAAAAGATATTGTAAACCTGGTACAGGCGAATAAAAACCACCCTTGTATCGTAATGTGGAGTTCGGGGAACGAAGTGCCGGATCAATTTGGTGCCGAAGGTGTAAAAAGGGCTAAATGGCTGCAGGAAATTTTCCACCGCGAAGATCCAACACGCCCGGTTACAGTAGGGATGGATCAGGTGAAAGCGACGATGCAATCAGGTTTTGGTGCTTTAATGGATATTCCAGGATTAAATTATAGGGTACACCTTTACGAAGAAGCCAATAAGGTTTTTCCACAAGGGTTTATTTTGGGATCAGAAACAGCATCAACGGTAAGTTCGAGAGGGATTTATAAATTTCCGGTTGTAAAAGGCTTTGATAAGCAATATCCCGATTTTCAGTCTTCTTCTTACGATTTGGAGTATTGTAGCTGGTCTAACGTACCTGACGATGATTTTGTAATGCAGGATGATAAACCATGGGTAATCGGGGAGTTTGTTTGGACAGGTTTTGATTACCTTGGCGAGCCTACACCTTATGATAACAGCTGGCCATCAAGAAGTTCTTATTTCGGGATTTCTGATCTTGCAGGTCTACCTAAAGACCGTTATTATTTGTATAGAAGCCGTTGGAATAAAACAGCACCAACGCTACATTTGCTTCCACATTGGAACTGGGAGGGAAGAGAAGGCCAAACCACGCCTGTTTTTGTATATACCAGTTACGATAGTGCCGAACTTTTCTTAAACGGTAAAAGTTTGGGCGTACGGAAAAAAGATAAATCAAGCCCGCAGAACCGCTACCGGTTGATGTGGATGGATGTTAAATACGAGCCAGGGACTTTAAAAGTAGTAGCCCTTGATGGAAACGGAAAACCTGTAGCAGAAGAAAAGATCACTACGGCGGGTAAACCTTATAAAATTGTGTTAACGCCAGATAAGAAACAAATTAGCGCTGATGGCAAAGATTTATCTTTCGTAACGGTATCAGTTGCTGATAAAAATGGAACACCTTGCCCAACGGCGACAAATGCCTTAAATTTTGAAGTTAAAGGTGCGGGTACATTCAAAGCGGTTTGTAATGGCGATGCCACTTCATTGGAATCTTTTGTAAAGCCAACCATGAAATTATTCAGCGGAAAGCTGGTTGTGGTGATACAATCTGGCAAAAAAGATGGTCCAATTCAACTTAGTGTCAAAGGAAAAGGCCTGGAAAACGGAAATGTAGAAATTGTTTCTGTGAAGTAA
- a CDS encoding molybdenum cofactor biosynthesis protein MoaE: protein MSGKEIKNIFVTGAIAPSFIADSIAKHNSKTAIGGHSIFMGQVRKDEIEGKFVAAIEYTTYEELALEKMHQIREAIFEKYPLNCMHIYHSLGTVKTGEICLFVFTSSTHRKPAMAACSEVVDRLKAELPIWGKEIFEDETHQWKENI, encoded by the coding sequence ATGAGCGGAAAGGAGATTAAAAATATATTCGTAACCGGAGCAATTGCACCTTCTTTTATAGCAGACAGCATTGCGAAGCATAACAGCAAAACGGCCATCGGCGGGCATAGCATTTTTATGGGGCAAGTGCGCAAAGATGAAATTGAAGGTAAATTTGTTGCTGCGATCGAATACACCACTTATGAAGAGCTTGCGCTCGAAAAAATGCACCAGATCAGGGAAGCCATTTTCGAAAAATATCCGCTTAACTGCATGCACATTTACCACAGTTTGGGTACAGTTAAAACAGGCGAAATCTGCCTTTTTGTTTTTACCTCGTCGACACACCGTAAACCGGCAATGGCAGCTTGTAGTGAGGTTGTAGACCGGTTAAAAGCAGAATTACCGATCTGGGGAAAAGAAATATTCGAAGACGAAACCCATCAGTGGAAAGAAAATATTTAA
- a CDS encoding cold-shock protein: MKNGTVKFFNSEKGFGFIKEESGSEIFVHASGLIDEIRENDTVEYEVQEGKKGLNAVKVRVV, translated from the coding sequence ATGAAAAACGGAACAGTAAAATTTTTTAACTCGGAAAAAGGCTTTGGCTTTATCAAAGAAGAAAGCGGATCTGAGATTTTTGTGCATGCATCAGGCCTGATTGATGAAATCAGAGAGAATGATACAGTTGAATACGAAGTTCAAGAAGGCAAAAAAGGCCTTAATGCAGTGAAAGTAAGAGTTGTTTAA